The nucleotide window GTTCAAGACCATCAATCGCTGGCTGGCCGAAGCAGGCGTCATGATGACCCAAGGCACTTTGGTGGATGCCACCATCATTGAGGCACCCAGCTCTACCAAGAACAAAGAGCAGCAACGCGATCCGGAGATGCATCAGACCAAGAAAGGCAATCAGTGGCACTTTGGCATGAAGGCCCACATTGGTGTCGATGCCAAGAGTGGCCTGACCCACAGCCTGGTCACCACCGCGGCCAACGAGCATGACCTCAATCAGCTGGGTAATCTGCTTCATGGAGAGGAGCAATTTGTCTCAGCCGATGCCGGCTACCAAGGAGCGCCACAGCGCGAGGAGCTGGCCGAGGTGGATGTGGACTGGCTGATCGCCGAGCGTCCCGGCAAGGTAAAAACCTTGAAGCAGCATCCGCGCAAGAACAAAACGGCCATCAACATCGAATACATGAAAGCCAGCATCCGTGCCAGGGTGGAGCACCCGTTTCGCATCATCAAGCGGCAGTTCGGCTTCGTGAAAGCCAGATACAGGGGGCTGCTGAAAAACGATAACCAACTGGCGATGTTATTCACCCTGGCCAACCTGTTTCGGGTGGACCAAATGATACGTCAGTGGGAGAGATCTCAGTAAAAACCGGAAATAACGCCAGAAATGGTGGAAAAAATAGCCTAAATAGGCTGATTCGATGTGTTTGCGGGAAAAAAATCGGCCCAGATCCGCGAAATTTTAATCAGCGAGTCAGCTTGGGAAGAAATGACCTGCTTATTCGCACCTTCCCTAACCAGTCAGGCGGATCACGCCATGTGATGACCGCAGCTATTAGTGTGCAGATGATTTGGCCTGCATAATAACCAGGGGAACCATACCATTCCGGAGCAACATGCTTCACGATCAACCAGAACAGCACGTTCATTAAGATAACGAGCAACCAGTACCTCATAGTTCTGCTTTCCTTGTATTTGGCCATCTGAGTTGTCAGACAGCATTGTACTTATTCATCGGGCGGACTTGCCATTGAAATACTCCGGACGCGCAGCCAGTTCACGCTCGATTAACTCGTCGGCAAACAAAGGGGCAACACGATGAATACGAGCCTGCATGTTGCGCCTTCTCACCGCAGCTTTCCGTTCATCGCTCCAGCGTTGGATCTGTTTCTGGCCGAGAAAATCCACGCATACAGCGTAACCTGAGCCAGCCACCCAGCGTGACATCACCTCTTCAGGTGCCGCCTGCCCTGCCTCCACGACAACGGAAATCAGTTCCCGTGGACCCGGGCAGGGCCTGTGCGGCAGTTTCCAGCGCAGAGAATAGCGCCACTTCATACACCACTCCGATCAGCCAGCTTATTTGGCACCTGCCAGCGTTCAGCAACACGAATATGTTCAGGTGTTTCCCGGACAATTAACGGAATTTCGTACATCACTGCATACAGCGGCTCACCGCTGATGCGAAGCCAGTCCAGTTCCTTCAGCGATGTGAATCGCGACTGCCAGCGCCAGAACGGTGCTGCAAGCTCTGCCGCGTCAAACTCGTCGCTCCACCGGGTGTACCAGGTGCAGACGGTTTCCGGTGACTGAAAATTCAGTTCTGTGACAGCCTGTCCCAGCAGGTTCTGACGCAGTAACCAGGACTGCTCGACCTGACGGGCTTCACGGCGCATTTTTCGGGTGAAGGCAAAGTCCTGACGTTTTAGCCTGCGTACTGTTCGGGTATGAAGGACTTCCGGAAAAAGTTCAGCCTGCACATCCATTGTCAGCGGCAGCGGACAGTATTCCCCGTGGCTGGAGATAAGCATATCCAGCGCCTCTTCCACCTGTTTCAGGCTGGAAAGGCGGTCTTTTGGATCACGGTGAAGGCCAGGAATACGGCGGGCAACGTCACTGTTAATCCGGCTACAGCCTGTCAGCAGGCGCAGGAATGTCCGGACGTGTGGCATCGATGGCAGACGTGCGCCGCGCTGGCGAGCCTCTTCCACCGTCATGATGGCCTGCAGCGCGGCCTGACGGGCTGGTTTAAGGGATACAAGAGCACTGGATGACGGGATCATTGTGCGCCCTCCTGTGACAGCGTGCTGATGATGCTGGCAAACGAGTAGCCACCGGCGTCAAGACACTCGATGAGATCCAGAGTATGGGTGATGAGTTCAGGGTTGAATGCATCCATCACGCGAACGACAGAGAACGGCTGACCGTCACGGGTAACAAAGACCACTATCCAGCGAGGATTCAGCTCCCCCGGACTGCATACCGCCACATCAAAGTGACCATGAGAGGGGGTAAAACGGATCTGGACAGGAAAGAAGCCGCCAAATTCGCACCGGTATTCGGCATTCACGGACCAGCCGGACGGTGAGGTCAGATCGCGCATGACAGCGTGACTCAGCTCCCGGCGAAAGTCTTCACCGGCGGCGCGGTAGTCTTCCAGCTCATCAGAAGACATGGTTTTCAGGACATCCAGAGTCAGTAACGTTTTCATTTTCAGTCTCCTTATCGCCGCCCCGCAGGGCGGCGTCTCCGTTATCAGGCGGCGCAGGCCGGGTTGTTATGGTCGCTGACGTCGCCGGCATCAGCGTCGGTATCGTTCTGACTTGTTGCCAGACTGAGTTCAGACTTTGCGGCAAGCTGTTTCTGATTGTCAGCACTGGTCATCCATTCCGGAACCCAACGGATTTTTGAGAGGAAGTGCTCTGCATGTTCAGCGGCATCCTTTTTCTTCATCTTCGCGGCGTCCTGTGCTGCGCCAGCCAGTCCGGCCTGAGAGAGTGCCTGTACAATGTGTGGCAGCTTCATGTGCGAGAAAAGGTTATCAGCCGTCGGTTTCCACCAGTCACGAAGGTCAAACTGAATGGCGTTTTCCACCCCATCCAGCGAACTCTGGTGTTTACGACCAAATTCATCCTTGCCCTGTACACCATCTATGGAGCAGGCGGTGCAGAAAGCCATCAGTGCCATCAGGGTTGCGCCATCGAGCGTAAAGAAGGTGGTCATATCCTTTCGCCAGTTTTCCGGCAGCAGGGCTTCAAGACGTTCTTTTTCTGACTGGATGGCCTGAAACGCAACGCTGTTTTCACCGTCAGGTGCTTCACGGGTCAGCGCGTAATGCGACACACTCACGCTAATGCAGAACGGCTCTTTGACGGACGTTGTGGTATGGAAAACCGAGTTACACATTTTCCAGACCATCAGCGCGACGGCTTTCTGCGGCTGCTGCAGCAGGGCCGCCTGAACCGCCAGTGTGCGTTCAGAAGAAAGGCGGGTCAGCAACGGGACACTGACGGCGTCCAGCGGATCGACTTTTTCAGGGGCCTGATCGGTGGATGCACCCTTCTCCTCCATTTTTTCATCGGCGCACAGCACCACACCGCGCTGTACTTTCACCTCCTGGCCAGTCCAGGAAACCACCACTCCGGCAGATTGCTTCATTTCATCCGTCCATGCCCGGTGTTTT belongs to Klebsiella quasivariicola and includes:
- a CDS encoding plasmid SOS inhibition protein A; this encodes MIPSSSALVSLKPARQAALQAIMTVEEARQRGARLPSMPHVRTFLRLLTGCSRINSDVARRIPGLHRDPKDRLSSLKQVEEALDMLISSHGEYCPLPLTMDVQAELFPEVLHTRTVRRLKRQDFAFTRKMRREARQVEQSWLLRQNLLGQAVTELNFQSPETVCTWYTRWSDEFDAAELAAPFWRWQSRFTSLKELDWLRISGEPLYAVMYEIPLIVRETPEHIRVAERWQVPNKLADRSGV
- the psiB gene encoding conjugation system SOS inhibitor PsiB, encoding MKTLLTLDVLKTMSSDELEDYRAAGEDFRRELSHAVMRDLTSPSGWSVNAEYRCEFGGFFPVQIRFTPSHGHFDVAVCSPGELNPRWIVVFVTRDGQPFSVVRVMDAFNPELITHTLDLIECLDAGGYSFASIISTLSQEGAQ